In a single window of the Rattus norvegicus strain BN/NHsdMcwi chromosome 6, GRCr8, whole genome shotgun sequence genome:
- the Tdrd15 gene encoding tudor domain-containing protein 15, translating to MDSTSLLPTLLDADLTVLHIECLPKDILVKFQGKNNSECQFDYHILQREIQYIPKVANNLGIDEFCLVEERTGEWQRGRVLGKKNEVYTVLLIDRGDELTVDSTRVASAYKKIFELPPRVIFGIFANILPVGEKWSPKALNYFRSLVGIQLKGNMQTILPLQMILLEAPKVISGVLELQLGRFVDRDTFRLIVETLKEIPQPMPDLLRHKRPVLQSRSKSTSLDMQYVLDNFQPSLPVGSLDSIKVSSALSPSKFYCQLLKQIPELEDLTERMNLHYDTGDQENSPACENFGLLCVAKGTNGRWQRGILQQVLPDNQVKIWFMDYGGSESVPSVHVKKLKQDFVFAPLFSFPCSLTYLHSPDQEVRKQQLTVFKQALLGHVVSACIDCFSEDERLYYVTLQPQESAAHAKCLQRTRSTQIHCPAFEPDISKALDDAGTYRTDSFVVDVQQPAGGLNKEDDLRAAFAIKTVKMEIESTYIAFVVNVLNPSNFWVRINKYQNKFQDLMRTINMFYNKPENDELTLRHPGPGLFCCARYSKDRCFYRAIITEVDDYRINVYLLDYGSTHSISLFDAKILLPEFCELPPLAVHCSLAYIAPVTKVWIKAATDYFKKIVLNKAILLQVIRKRDDKYMVNIQNVEAPENTDAVSLMLQAGHAKPAEVPSSGFHKSVRDRLVLKLNTLHEKSVVTSVPVKRPEPERYHSNKLKGNISSLCRFLDLKVSFNLVFEPNPSQSYKEYVFKPGKLLEVNCSYCHGPGDFSCQLQCKLEDLKLLMEQIQAYYSIHPEPYQTGKVACVAKHSRDGKWYRAAILTQASEQEVELIFVDYGNQERVFIKDLCAINPHFLALEAQAFRCCLNYLVEPITYKLLDWTAEASRDFGNFISSCGGLLTCIVYALVLIHPRCLCNLVDLQSPFTSANEFLLRRGSTHHSAFSRPLPFSISLYSYYYSSFDVKIGSEEDVYISHVYSPKRFYCQLCRNSKDLEMLETRITEMINLKMCSKYDWNRMRLCISQYIEDGLSYRALVKPTASASDTCVYFVDYGNEQLVKENMLCAISDQFPELLFTPMQAIQCFLSDLRDIDIPGEINRWFEDNFLGKPLKAVILSRESDGQLGIDLYDGYQHINQTIKLLLNVYGEKHSKQAWCVGKNQRLNRVSAVSLKENTESKRCHNAINKTSLATHPANKTDRWMRPQSIYSRSLKSSVCCKVEPMPKSKVKKSSKDRLKNIKFAAGSVHIPEDSDTGPNSEERVSKLLTKDLNQSAPQSPQVLIRPPITDIPQTHIDLSTQIKGSAPTIHHPANFHMASTENGNEATELTDVLKEKTDSQKNRNCLTLLVRDHAEYGNDHATSRGVTKNVLAEGSFEVEVFDHGNTAIVNGSKVYSINRELLTIPRLGIGSFLHRVRWDGPIEICKSKIANYFASVMKGTVFCEVWKTPDQKWEVNITCGDKCVIKKLLRWSPCPKPQKLALQMPQAISHKVSPHEADNERTGRVNMCGGSMPFLPFSQQLGENPFELLRHEQLEESKTIYISETGKFHVTLPENQKTSDLALLKAPSGEIISSPRRGVPYKCFWFTHSTLEFIVCLFAHLEMSILSLKYSDYTWEVDLLVNGLLPLGCLNVATSQVEEQRKQRSSGTVFGLEPQTLWSPCTILPSVWPLLQNGKRYSGIATAVCDLSDFCVQLEDFFDIMKHLFTLLSDVPEPLQALPSEHMIPGSSCLFKSELEDRRSRAEISEVSDQSLHLVLSDLGRSVHVPYSEATNLKSVPQKIMNLPRLSYPCGLYFVLPAMGKLWTNEVRQLFQDCRSKPGLVIQFRENGPGAVSEVDVIQENDSVADTLVASGLARHPKNSAHPDGITAPGCMKAGHKRQSRTICSLLDKHCYKKEDVNYSRNKQKLQRRKRMKRRNVARHLLKKSHASKKLYSGNLKLRRQVLSGKLNFQSAVLLGICVASLSGGVPDPLENSTDCFGNICEDLSTEGLQEKSYTIDSKAAGANEKITVERLKSAQEKCTRGTSWRPICTWT from the coding sequence aTGGATTCTACATCTTTATTGCCAACACTTTTAGATGCAGATCTGACAGTTTTGCATATTGAGTGTCTTCCTAAGGACATTCTTGTGAAATTCCAAGGCAAAAATAATAGTGAGTGTCAGTTCGACTATCACATATTGCAGAGGGAAATACAGTATATCCCCAAAGTGGCGAATAACCTGGGCATTGATGAGTTTTGCCTGGTGGAGGAAAGGACTGGAGAATGGCAGAGAGGAAGAGTCCTGGGAAAGAAGAATGAAGTCTACACAGTGCTGCTCATTGATCGTGGAGACGAGTTGACAGTTGATAGTACTCGAGTAGCCTCTGCTTACAAAAAAATATTTGAGCTCCCGCCCAGAGTCATATTTGGCATCTTTGCCAACATACTCCCAGTTGGAGAGAAATGGTCTCCCAAAGCTCTGAATTATTTCAGGTCACTAGTAGGAATACAGCTGAAAGGCAATATGCAAACTATTTTGCCCCTTCAAATGATTCTTCTTGAGGCACCCAAAGTTATATCTGGGGTTCTTGAATTACAATTAGGAAGATTTGTTGACAGGGATACGTTTCGTCTTATTGTGGAAACTTTAAAGGAAATCCCTCAGCCAATGCCAGACTTACTACGACATAAAAGACCGGTGTTGCAGTCAAGAAGCAAGAGCACTTCACTTGATATGCAATATGTCTTAGATAATTTCCAGCCATCTTTACCAGTGGGAAGTTTGGACAGCATCAAAGTGTCATCTGCACTAAGCCCTAGTAAATTTTATTGTCAATTACTTAAGCAGATTCCAGAGCTAGAAGACCTCACAGAGCGTATGAATTTGCATTACGACACAGGTGATCAAGAAAACAGCCCGGCGTGTGAGAATTTTGGACTCCTCTGTGTTGCTAAAGGGACAAATGGGCGGTGGCAAAGAGGGATTCTCCAGCAGGTCTTGCCCGATAATCAAGTAAAAATTTGGTTCATGGATTACGGTGGCAGCGAGTCTGTACCCTCCGTCCACGtgaagaaactgaagcaggaTTTTGTCTTTGCACCGTTGTTCTCTTTTCCGTGCTCCCTGACATATTTACACAGCCCAGACCAAGAAGTAAGGAAACAACAGCTGACTGTATTTAAGCAAGCCCTCTTGGGACACGTAGTGTCTGCCTGCATTGACTGCTTCAGTGAGGACGAACGTCTGTATTACGTGACTTTACAGCCTCAAGAATCTGCAGCTCATGCTAAGTGTCTGCAGAGGACCAGGAGCACACAGATACACTGTCCTGCATTTGAGCCAGACATTTCCAAAGCCTTGGACGATGCAGGCACTTACAGGACAGACAGCTTCGTGGTTGATGTTCAGCAGCCAGCGGGTGGACTAAACAAAGAGGATGACTTAAGAGCAGCTTTTGCTattaaaacagtaaaaatggAGATCGAATCTACCTACATAGCGTTTGTAGTGAACGTGTTGAACCCATCGAATTTCTGGGTACGCATTAATAAATATCAGAATAAATTTCAAGACTTAATGAGAACTATAAATATGTTTTATAACAAACCTGAAAATGATGAACTAACTCTGAGACACCCTGGACCTGGACTATTCTGTTGTGCCAGATACAGCAAGGATAGATGTTTCTACCGAGCCATCATCACAGAAGTGGATGACTATCGGATTAATGTTTACCTCCTGGACTATGGAAGTACTCACTCCATATCGCTTTTTGATGCCAAAATATTGCTTCCAGAATTTTGTGAGTTGCCTCCCTTGGCCGTGCACTGTTCACTGGCCTATATAGCTCCAGTGACAAAAGTGTGGATAAAGGCAGCAAcagattactttaaaaaaatcgtTTTGAACAAAGCAATCTTGCTCCAAGTTATAAGGAAAAGAGATGACAAATACATGGTGAATATTCAGAATGTCGAAGCTCCCGAGAATACTGATGCTGTCTCTCTGATGCTACAAGCCGGACATGCAAAACCTGCAGAGGTACCGTCGTCGGGTTTCCACAAATCTGTAAGAGACCGTTTAGTGTTAAAGCTAAATACGCTTCATGAGAAAAGTGTCGTGACCTCTGTCCCTGTCAAAAGACCTGAGCCTGAGAGGTATCATTCCAATAAGCTGAAAGGAAACATCTCATCTTTGTGCAGGTTCCTGGATTTAAAAGTTTCTTTCAACTTGGTTTTTGAACCCAACCCATCACAATCTTATAAGGAATATGTGTTCAAACCAGGCAAACTTCTTGAAGTCAACTGTTCCTACTGTCATGGCCCTGGTGACTTTTCATGCCAGCTTCAGTGTAAGTTAGAAGACTTAAAGCTGCTGATGGAACAAATTCAAGCATACTATAGCATCCACCCAGAGCCATATCAGACTGGGAAGGTAGCTTGTGTTGCTAAGCATTCCAGGGATGGGAAGTGGTACCGGGCTGCCATCTTGACTCAAGCATCGGAACAAGAAGTTGAACTAATATTTGTTGACTATGGCAACCAAGAGCGAGTGTTCATTAAAGACCTTTGTGCTATCAACCCACATTTTCTTGCTTTAGAAGCCCAGGCTTTCAGATGCTGTCTCAACTATTTAGTTGAGCCCATTACTTATAAGCTATTAGACTGGACAGCAGAAGCATCCAGAGACTTTGGAAATTTCATTTCTTCATGTGGAGGGTTACTTACCTGTATCGTGTATGCCTTAGTCCTCATACACCCTAGATGCCTATGTAATTTAGTGGATTTACAATCCCCATTTACCAGTGCAAATGAATTTCTCCTTCGCCGTGGCTCCACCCACCACAGCGCATTCTCAAGGCCACTCCCATTTTCAATTAGCCTCTACAGTTACTATTACTCTTCCTTTGACGTAAAGATCGGAAGTGAAGAAGATGTGTATATATCTCACGTGTATAGTCCCAAAAGGTTCTATTGCCAGCTTTGTAGAAACAGCAAAGACTTAGAGATGCTGGAGACAAGAATCACAGAGATGATTAACCTCAAAATGTGTTCAAAATATGACTGGAACAGAATGAGACTGTGCATCTCTCAGTACATAGAGGATGGGCTCTCATATAGAGCCTTAGTGAAGCCAACAGCTTCAGCATCTGACACTTGCGTTTACTTTGTGGACTACGGGAATGAGcaattggtcaaagaaaatatgCTGTGCGCCATTTCTGACCAGTTTCCCGAGCTGCTGTTTACTCCTATGCAAGCAATTCAGTGTTTTCTGTCAGATCTGAGAGATATTGATATTCCAGGAGAAATCAATAGATGGTTTGAAGACAATTTCTTAGGGAAACCATTAAAAGCTGTAATACTGTCTAGGGAATCGGATGGGCAGCTTGGTATAGACTTATATGATGGGTATCAACATataaatcagacaataaaattgCTACTTAATGTTTACGGAGAAAAGCATTCTAAACAAGCCTGGTGTGTGGGAAAGAATCAGAGGTTAAATCGAGTATCCGCTgtttctttgaaagaaaacacagaaagcaagCGTTGCCACAATGCAATAAATAAAACTAGCCTAGCAACACATCCTGCAAACAAAACAGATCGATGGATGCGTCCCCAAAGCATATACAGCAGGAGTTTGAAATCATCAGTTTGTTGTAAAGTTGAACCCATGCCAAAAAGCAAAGTGAAGAAGTCCTCGAAGGACagacttaaaaatataaaatttgccGCTGGGTCTGTACACATTCCTGAAGACAGTGACACCGGCCCCAACTCAGAAGAGAGGGTATCAAAATTACTTACCAAAGATTTAAATCAATCAGCTCCTCAAAGCCCTCAAGTCCTTATTAGACCTCCAATCACAGACATTCCTCAAACCCACATTGACTTGAGTACCCAGATTAAGGGGTCTGCACCCACAATCCATCATCCAGCCAATTTTCATATGGCATCTACTGAGAATGGAAATGAAGCCACAGAACTCACTGATGTTCTAAAAGAAAAGACAGATAGCCAGAAAAACCGGAACTGTCTGACCCTTCTGGTGAGAGATCACGCAGAATACGGTAATGATCATGCCACGTCCAGAGGTGTTACTAAGAATGTGTTGGCTGAGGGGTCCTTTGAAGTGGAAGTTTTTGATCATGGTAATACCGCCATAGTAAATGGATCTAAAGTTTATTCAATTAACAGGGAACTCTTAACTATCCCCCGGCTGGGAATTGGATCTTTTCTTCATAGGGTAAGATGGGATGGGCCCATTGAAATATGTAAAAGCAAAATTGCAAATTATTTTGCCTCAGTAATGAAGGGAACAGTCTTTTGTGAAGTTTGGAAGACACCTGATCAAAAGTGGGAAGTAAATATAACTTGTGGCGATAAATGTGTCATCAAGAAATTGCTGAGATGGTCACCATGTCCTAAACCACAGAAGTTAGCATTGCAGATGCCTCAGGCCATCTCTCACAAAGTTAGTCCCCATGAAGCCGACAATGAGAGGACAGGAAGAGTAAATATGTGTGGAGGGTCCAtgccctttctcccattctcccAACAGCTGGGTGAAAATCCTTTTGAACTGTTGAGACATGAACAGCTTGAAGAAAGCAAAACAATTTACATTTCAGAGACTGGGAAATTTCATGTGACATTACCAGAAAATCAGAAAACATCTGATTTAGCATTATTAAAAGCACCTAGTGGTGAGATCATAAGTAGCCCAAGACGAGGAGTACCTTATAAATGTTTTTGGTTCACACATTCTACCCTTGAGTTCATTGTGTGTTTATTTGCTCATTTGGAAATGAGCATCCTTTCTCTGAAATATTCCGACTACACTTGGGAAGTGGACCTTTTGGTAAATGGCTTGTTGCCTTTGGGGTGTTTAAATGTAGCAACATCTCAGGTAGAAGAACAGAGAAAACAGCGATCTTCTGGTACTGTTTTTGGTCTGGAGCCCCAGACACTTTGGTCACCATGTACAATCCTGCCATCTGTTTGGCCGCTACTCCAAAATGGTAAACGATATTCCGGCATTGCCACTGCGGTCTGTGACCTCTCAGACTTCTGTGTGCAGTTAGAGGATTTCTTTGATATAATGAAGCACCTCTTTACCTTGCTTTCAGACGTACCAGAGCCCTTGCAAGCATTGCCTTCAGAGCACATGATTCCTGGGTCTAGTTGCTTGTTCAAAAGTGAGTTGGAAGATCGGAGGAGCAGGGCAGAAATTTCTGAAGTTTCAGATCAGTCTTTACATCTCGTTTTGAGCGACCTTGGACGTTCTGTTCATGTACCTTATTCAGAAGCAACGAATCTTAAATCTGTACCTCAGAAAATTATGAACTTGCCAAGGCTGAGCTACCCATGTGGCCTCTATTTTGTCCTGCCTGCTATGGGGAAACTGTGGACTAATGAAGTCAGACAGCTTTTCCAAGATTGCCGAAGCAAACCGGGATTAGTTATTCAGTTCAGGGAGAATGGTCCTGGAGCAGTATCCGAAGTGGATGTCATTCAGGAGAACGACAGTGTAGCAGATACGCTAGTGGCATCTGGTCTAGCCAGGCATCCTAAGAATTCAGCTCATCCTGACGGAATTACTGCTCCTGGATGTATGAAAGCCGGGCATAAACGGCAGAGCCGTACCATCTGCTCACTGTTGGACAAACATTGTTACAAAAAAGAAGATGTTAATTatagcagaaacaaacaaaagctacAAAGGAGGAAACGTATGAAGAGGAGAAACGTTGCTAGGCACCTCCTAAAGAAAAGCCATGCCAGTAAAAAATTATACTCTGGAAATTTAAAACTGAGAAGACAAGTCCTCAGTGGGAAACTTAACTTCCAAAGTGCGGTTCTGTTGGGGATATGTGTAGCATCTCTGTCTGGCGGAGTACCTGATCCTTTAGAGAACAGCACAGACTGCTTTGGAAACATTTGTGAAGACCTATCAACTGAAGGACTCCAAGAAAAGAGTTACACAATAGACTCAAAAGCAGCGGGCGCTAACGAAAAAATTACAGTAGAACGCTTGAAAA